ACGAAGCCGCCGGCGACGAAGTAGGCGTCCTTCTGGCCGCCGTCCACGAGCGTCAGGGAGCCGGGCTCCATGAGCGACAGGAACGGGGTGTGCCCCGGGCGCACGCCGAACAGGCCCTTGCCTCCGGGAACAATCGCCTCGTCGGCCTGCACCGACAGGATGCGCTTCTCGGGGGTGACAATCTCCACAGTCAGCTTGGCCATGAGGCTCCTCGCACCGCTCGCACTGCCGAATCAGAACATGAGCTGGCGGGTCTCTCCCCCCACCGGCTCGAACTCCACCACCCCGCTGTCCGTCAGCCGGGGCCCCTTACCGGGGATGCCGAGCGTGCCCTCCAGCCACTTCAAGTGGTGGGTCAACTGGCGCACCTCGGAGAGGTACTTCGCGGAGACCACGTCCGTCAGCCGCCGCTCCAGGATGCGCTGGCCGTCGCGTCCATACTGCGCCGCCACCAGCACGTCCCGGGCCCAGCCCGGAGGTCCCTTGGGCTTCTTCTTGCCCTTCTTCACCGGGACCTCCTTCGCCTTGCCCTTCTCCACCAGGGGCCACAGCACCCAGACCCGCTCGCCGTCGTTGGAGACGAAGTAGATGTCGTCCACCGTCCCCAGGCACTGCTCCAGGTGCCAGACGGGGCCGCTCTCCTTCGACACCTCCAGGCGGCACTGGCCCGGGCCCACGTCGACCATGCGGACGCTGAACAGGCCGTTGGCGCTGACCCGGGCCCGCCCCTTGCGCTCCTCCGCCAGGGCGGGGAGCGACAGGAGCATCAGGAACAACGCGAGCGCCGCGCGACGCATGGTCACCTCGGTGGGAGGGCTCCTACGGGGTTACGAGGCCGCCAGCTTGCGGGCGTTCTCGACCACCTCGTTGATGGCGCCCGCCATGTAGAACGCGGACTCCGGGATGTCGTCGTGCTTGCCCTCGGCGATCTCCTTGAAGCCCTGGATGGTGTCCTGGAGCTTCACGTAGCGGCCTTCCTTGCCCGTGAACACCTGGGCGACGAAGAACGGCTGCGACAGGAAGCGCTGGATCTTGCGGGCGCGGGCGACGACGAGCTTGTCGTCCTCGGAGAGCTCGTCCATGCCGAGGATGGCGATGATGTCCTGGAGCTCCTTGTAGCGCTGCAGGATGCCCTGGACCTTGCGGGCCACCGCGTAGTGCTCCTGGCCGATGACGCCCGGGTCCAGGATGCGGCTGGTGGAGTCGAGCGGGTCCACGGCGGGGAAGATGGCGAGCTCGGCGATGGAGCGGTTGAGCACCGTCGTCGCGTCCAGGTGGGCGAACGCGGTGGCGGGGGCCGGGTCCGTCAGGTCGTCGGCGGGGACGTAGATGGCCTGCACCGAGGTGATGGAGCCCTTGGTGGTGGAGGTGATGCGCTCCTGCAGGCCGCCCATCTCCGTGGCGAGCGTGGGCTGGTAACCCACCGCGCTGGGGATGCGGCCCAGGAGGGCGGACACTTCCGAGCCGGCCTGGGTGAAGCGGAAGATGTTGTCCACGAAGAGGAGCACGTCACGGCCCTCCACGTCGCGGAAGTACTCCGCCATGGTCAGCGCGGAGAGGGCCACGCGGGCGCGGGCGCCGGGCGGCTCGTTCATCTGGCCGTACACGAGGACGGCCTGGCTGGCCTCCAGGTTGTCGGTCTTGATGACGCCCGTGTCCTGCATCTCGTGGTACAGGTCGTTGCCCTCGCGGGTGCGCTCGCCCACGCCGGCGAACACGGAGAAGCCGCCGCGCTCGATGGCCACGTTGCGGATGAGCTCCTGCAGGAGCACCGTCTTGCCCACGCCGGCGCCGCCGAACAGGCCGATCTTGCCGCCACGGGTGTAGGGGGCGAGCAGGTCGATGACCTTGATGCCGGTCTCGAACATCTGCACGCGCACGTCCTGCTCCGTGAAGGGCGGGGGCGGGCGGTGGATGGGCCACTGCTCCTGGGCCTTCACCGGGCCCATCTCGTCCACCGGCTCGCCGGTGACGTTCAGGATGCGGCCCAGGGTGGCCTTGCCCACCGGCACCTGGATGGGGGCGCCGGTGTTCTTCACCGCCATGCCGCGGGCGAGGCCCTCGGTGGAGTCCATGGCGATGGTGCGCACGGTGTTCTCACCCAGGTGCTGCGCGACCTCGAGCGTGAGGTTGTCCTGCTCCGGGCCCAGGTTGGTGTTGGTCACCTTGAGGGCGACGTACACCTCGGGCAGACCGCCCGGCGGGAACTCGACGTCGACCACGGGGCCGAGAACCTGGATGATTTTGCCTGCCGTAGGAACTTGAGCGCTCATGGGATGTCGTCTGCCTCGTGCGGGGGGCGACCGGCGCCGTGCCCGTCATCAAAATTCGGCCCGGGTATGAGGGCGGTGCCCCTTTACCGGGGGCCTTCCCTGGAATCAAGCCTCCCGGGGGCCTGACCCGTAAGTCCCGCTTAGCGGATCCACGCCCCCGCCGCCAAGCCCCCCATGGCTACTTGCCGTCCGGCTGGTAGACGAGGGGGAGTCCGCCCTGCCCGCCCCCCACGACCACCGTCTTGGTGTTGAGGCTGGTGGCGAGCTTCTCCGTGGCCTCGATGCCCTTGAAGCGCAGGTACTCGTCGGTGAGGCCCTGGCGGACGATGCTCTGGTACTTGGCGATGCCCTCGGCTTCGATCTGCTTGCGCTCGGCCTCCTGGCGCTCCTTCTCCAGGGTGAAGCGCATCTTCTGGCTGCGCTGCTCCTCGGCGAGCTTGTCGGAGATGGCCTCGCGGATGGCGGTCGGCAGGGACACGTCGCGCACGAGGATGGCCTCCACCACCACGTGCTTGCCCTGGAGGGCGCGGGTGACCTCGTCGAAGATCTCCTTTTCGATCTGCTCGCGCCGGGTGGAGTAGATCTCCTCCGGCGCGTACCGGCCGAACACCTTCCGGGCCTCCGAGCGGACGATGGGGGCGATGAGGATTTCGGCGTAGCGGGGGCCGGTCTGGGTGTGCAGTTCGAAGAGCCTGGCGGGGTCCACGCGGTAGCGCACACTGGAGTCCACCTTCAGGTCCAGGCCGTTGTTGGACAGCACGCTCAGCTCGTCCTTCATCTCCTGGACGCGCAGGTCGTACACGATGAGGGACTTGCCCGGTCGCAGGACGTGGAGCCCCTCGCCGTAGGGTTCGCGCAGGGTGCCGCTGCCGAACGAGTCGAAGCCGATGCCGCCGTGGCCGCTGGCGACCGTCTCACAGGCGCAGCCGCTGATGCACATCAACCCCAGGACGAGCCACAGTCGCTTCATGGTGCCTTCCCTCTCCGCGTACACCTGCTCGGCGAAGGCATTAAACGCGACGGGCCCGCTCCCGAAAACGGGGGCGGGCCCGGGGGGCGACCCTGGGACGGGTCGCGGAGGCGGACTACTTGAGCGCCTCGGCGCCGGAGACGATCTCCATGAGCTCCTTGGTGATGACCGCCTGACGGGTGCGGTTGTAGGTGAGCGTCAGGCTGCCAATCATGTCCGAGGCGTTGGAGGTCGCGTTCTCCATGGCGCTCATGCGGGCGCCGTGCTCGCTGGCCACGCTCTCCAGCAGGGCGCGGTAGAGCTTGATGTTGACGGCCTGCGGCACCAAGCGGTCCAGCACGGCCTGGCGATCCGGCTCGTACTTGAAGTCCACCAGCGCGGTGTTGGCGGAGGCGGGCGCGTCCG
The genomic region above belongs to Myxococcus stipitatus and contains:
- the atpD gene encoding F0F1 ATP synthase subunit beta; its protein translation is MSAQVPTAGKIIQVLGPVVDVEFPPGGLPEVYVALKVTNTNLGPEQDNLTLEVAQHLGENTVRTIAMDSTEGLARGMAVKNTGAPIQVPVGKATLGRILNVTGEPVDEMGPVKAQEQWPIHRPPPPFTEQDVRVQMFETGIKVIDLLAPYTRGGKIGLFGGAGVGKTVLLQELIRNVAIERGGFSVFAGVGERTREGNDLYHEMQDTGVIKTDNLEASQAVLVYGQMNEPPGARARVALSALTMAEYFRDVEGRDVLLFVDNIFRFTQAGSEVSALLGRIPSAVGYQPTLATEMGGLQERITSTTKGSITSVQAIYVPADDLTDPAPATAFAHLDATTVLNRSIAELAIFPAVDPLDSTSRILDPGVIGQEHYAVARKVQGILQRYKELQDIIAILGMDELSEDDKLVVARARKIQRFLSQPFFVAQVFTGKEGRYVKLQDTIQGFKEIAEGKHDDIPESAFYMAGAINEVVENARKLAAS
- a CDS encoding prohibitin family protein, which translates into the protein MKRLWLVLGLMCISGCACETVASGHGGIGFDSFGSGTLREPYGEGLHVLRPGKSLIVYDLRVQEMKDELSVLSNNGLDLKVDSSVRYRVDPARLFELHTQTGPRYAEILIAPIVRSEARKVFGRYAPEEIYSTRREQIEKEIFDEVTRALQGKHVVVEAILVRDVSLPTAIREAISDKLAEEQRSQKMRFTLEKERQEAERKQIEAEGIAKYQSIVRQGLTDEYLRFKGIEATEKLATSLNTKTVVVGGGQGGLPLVYQPDGK